A genomic stretch from Kovacikia minuta CCNUW1 includes:
- a CDS encoding DUF5996 family protein, whose protein sequence is MPSPLADIWLPLPVAAWQDTNATLHLWTQIIGKIRLALAPRLNHWWHSTLYVTPRGLTTSAIPYGTRTFQITFDFLKHQLVVETSDGITRTIELIPRSVADFYQVVMSTLRDLGMEVQIWTMPQEVADPIPFEQDTQHAVYDSEYAQRFWQILVQCDRLLTLFRSRYAGKCSPVHFFWGSFDLAVTRFSGQRAPEHPGGVPGMADWVTREAYSHEVSSCGFWFGKGSIEALFYAYAYPAPEGFKDYPVQPQEAFFSPEMQEFILPYEAVRQSSDPDKMVLAFLQTTYEAAADLGHWDRTVLEYTPIVKS, encoded by the coding sequence ATGCCATCTCCATTAGCTGATATCTGGCTACCGTTGCCCGTTGCTGCCTGGCAAGATACAAATGCAACCTTACATTTATGGACTCAGATTATCGGTAAGATTCGCTTGGCACTTGCTCCCAGGCTGAATCATTGGTGGCATTCAACGCTCTATGTCACGCCGCGTGGACTCACCACCTCAGCGATTCCCTACGGAACCCGAACCTTTCAGATCACCTTTGATTTTCTCAAGCATCAATTAGTGGTTGAAACTAGTGATGGAATTACAAGAACGATCGAATTGATCCCACGCTCCGTTGCTGATTTTTATCAGGTGGTGATGAGCACCTTAAGGGATCTGGGCATGGAAGTGCAAATCTGGACGATGCCCCAGGAAGTTGCTGATCCGATTCCGTTTGAGCAAGATACTCAACACGCTGTTTACGATTCAGAATATGCTCAACGGTTTTGGCAAATTCTTGTACAGTGCGATCGGCTCCTGACCCTTTTTCGCTCTCGTTATGCAGGCAAATGCAGTCCAGTCCATTTCTTTTGGGGGAGTTTTGACCTGGCAGTGACGCGCTTTTCTGGGCAACGCGCACCAGAACATCCGGGTGGCGTTCCCGGTATGGCAGATTGGGTGACGAGGGAAGCATACTCCCATGAAGTCAGCAGTTGTGGGTTCTGGTTTGGTAAGGGTTCCATTGAAGCTTTGTTCTATGCTTATGCCTATCCCGCTCCTGAAGGCTTCAAAGATTACCCCGTGCAACCCCAGGAAGCCTTCTTTAGCCCTGAGATGCAAGAATTCATTTTGCCCTACGAGGCAGTCAGGCAGTCAAGCGATCCAGACAAAATGGTGCTGGCTTTTTTGCAAACGACCTACGAAGCTGCCGCAGATTTAGGACATTGGGACCGCACTGTGCTGGAATACACTCCCATTGTTAAAAGCTAA
- a CDS encoding IS1 family transposase: MKLYLLCPTCGSDDIKKNGTTRRGKQNYRCRDCGRQFVEDPQWKRIEPDRTALIDRLLLEKIPLAGIARVMEVSEDWLQRYVNEYYEQVPQQTQVESKPKGSHQVQMDELWSFVDHKGNKQWVWLALDVVTREIIGCFIGDRSKESAQGLWESLPAVYRQCGVVYTDDWEAYKSVLPSKRHRVVGKETGLTSYIERFNNTLRQRVSRLVRKTLSFSKSIENHKAAIWNFIHHYNEQLHVTG, translated from the coding sequence ATGAAGCTCTATCTTCTTTGCCCAACCTGTGGTTCCGACGACATCAAGAAAAACGGTACGACTCGTCGGGGCAAGCAGAATTACCGCTGTCGAGACTGCGGTCGTCAGTTTGTCGAAGATCCGCAGTGGAAACGCATCGAGCCTGACCGCACTGCCCTCATTGATCGCCTGTTACTGGAGAAGATCCCTTTGGCAGGTATTGCTCGTGTGATGGAGGTATCTGAGGACTGGTTGCAGCGTTATGTCAATGAATACTATGAGCAGGTTCCTCAACAAACGCAGGTAGAGTCCAAACCCAAAGGCTCTCATCAAGTGCAGATGGACGAGTTGTGGTCGTTTGTAGACCACAAAGGGAACAAGCAATGGGTCTGGTTGGCATTGGATGTGGTAACACGCGAGATCATTGGGTGCTTCATTGGCGACCGCTCCAAGGAGTCGGCACAGGGCTTATGGGAGTCACTGCCTGCGGTTTATCGACAATGTGGGGTGGTTTATACCGATGACTGGGAGGCATACAAATCGGTGTTGCCCAGCAAACGGCATCGAGTTGTGGGTAAAGAGACGGGATTAACCAGTTACATTGAGCGCTTTAACAACACACTCAGACAACGTGTATCCCGGTTAGTGAGAAAGACCTTATCCTTCTCAAAGAGCATCGAGAATCACAAAGCTGCGATTTGGAATTTTATTCATCATTACAACGAGCAGCTTCACGTTACAGGATGA
- a CDS encoding M12 family metallopeptidase, translated as MTDVPKVCFDKVLPGNLFSPQNSGGGRSRAVFEFRKMWINGSKLRVRFLGGTPEQQAIAKEQAQWWAEHANLSFDFNNAPDAEIRIAFDPNDGAWSYIGTDCLSIPKDQPTMNLGFLDGGTAAHEFGHAIGLGHEHQNPEGGIEWNEEVVIRELGGPPNNWTPDVTRPQRA; from the coding sequence ATGACTGACGTTCCTAAGGTTTGTTTTGACAAAGTTTTGCCAGGAAACCTATTTTCCCCTCAAAATTCTGGAGGTGGACGATCGCGGGCGGTTTTTGAGTTCAGAAAAATGTGGATTAATGGCTCAAAGCTGCGCGTGCGGTTCCTGGGAGGCACCCCAGAGCAACAGGCGATCGCGAAAGAACAAGCCCAGTGGTGGGCGGAACACGCCAATCTTTCGTTTGATTTCAACAATGCCCCCGATGCCGAAATCCGCATTGCCTTCGACCCCAATGATGGCGCATGGTCCTACATTGGCACCGATTGCCTCAGCATTCCCAAGGATCAACCCACCATGAATCTCGGCTTTTTGGATGGGGGGACAGCCGCCCATGAATTTGGCCACGCGATCGGGTTAGGACATGAGCATCAAAATCCTGAGGGGGGAATTGAATGGAATGAGGAAGTTGTGATTCGGGAGTTGGGTGGCCCCCCCAATAACTGGACGCCAGACGTAACCAGACCACAACGTGCTTGA
- a CDS encoding chloride channel protein, whose product MANGKLLPLLNSVGIWAAGGLLGGVVGSLAAVMLTQTIKQILDVVSGLGTLWLLLLPLLGVMLAVLVLYGLGKGEPVQTLVPRRTILPARRLSPTWYSFPHDVARSDLSADVIATSGVEEHFPWNLAPLRALAIVSTVGLGAAMGTESPAAHLGVAAGVWLGRTNPSLRALVRPAAIGGGAAGVAALMGLPLVGSFFMLELSQRRKVPITPERVAAVLVGGLVGWGVNLIFKLSLIRLVVPKVPPVDLWDAVAAALFIGAIAGVITSLSGEAIYWARGLKTPPAIRLLLGSLAMLVLAIITAQIASPAAAFGPGGAAIIWSETVETTPYHLLAVSLLRAASTTAAVVAGGCGGVFVPFLAIGDLGGRVFAAAFGVPPDLAGAAGAAAGIAGGYRLPLTAIAMVLGVGGPQSAKLTCLATVGVATFSGLIAARAANQLSGSVRTMIRRKPMSED is encoded by the coding sequence ATGGCAAATGGCAAACTCCTACCTTTGTTAAACAGCGTAGGCATCTGGGCTGCCGGTGGACTACTGGGAGGGGTGGTTGGCTCCCTGGCTGCGGTGATGCTGACGCAGACGATTAAACAAATTCTCGATGTTGTCTCTGGACTAGGCACCCTCTGGCTGCTGCTGCTGCCATTGCTCGGTGTCATGTTAGCAGTATTAGTCCTGTATGGGTTGGGTAAAGGTGAGCCTGTGCAGACGTTAGTTCCACGCCGGACCATTCTCCCTGCTCGGCGGCTTTCACCTACTTGGTACTCCTTCCCCCACGACGTTGCCCGCTCCGATCTAAGTGCCGATGTGATTGCCACATCTGGAGTTGAAGAGCATTTCCCCTGGAATCTTGCGCCATTGCGTGCTCTTGCCATCGTGTCCACTGTTGGGCTAGGTGCAGCAATGGGAACCGAATCTCCCGCAGCCCATCTCGGCGTTGCAGCAGGCGTCTGGTTGGGGCGCACCAATCCATCATTGCGCGCGCTGGTGCGACCTGCCGCGATCGGTGGTGGTGCAGCAGGAGTAGCCGCCTTAATGGGGCTTCCACTGGTGGGCAGTTTCTTCATGTTGGAGTTGAGCCAACGACGAAAAGTTCCAATCACGCCGGAACGGGTAGCTGCGGTTCTAGTAGGGGGATTGGTCGGATGGGGGGTCAACCTTATTTTTAAGCTCAGTCTGATCCGGCTTGTCGTACCGAAAGTTCCCCCTGTTGACCTGTGGGATGCCGTAGCGGCTGCTTTGTTCATCGGAGCGATCGCGGGCGTTATTACATCGCTCTCCGGTGAGGCAATTTACTGGGCCAGAGGCTTAAAGACCCCTCCAGCGATTCGTCTTCTGCTGGGGAGTCTGGCCATGCTCGTGCTGGCAATCATAACAGCACAAATCGCTTCCCCAGCCGCCGCTTTCGGTCCAGGGGGAGCGGCCATCATCTGGTCCGAAACGGTCGAAACAACCCCTTATCATCTCCTAGCTGTATCCTTACTCCGGGCAGCCTCCACCACCGCTGCTGTGGTAGCCGGGGGGTGTGGTGGAGTATTTGTGCCATTCCTGGCGATCGGCGACCTGGGTGGACGGGTGTTCGCAGCAGCCTTTGGAGTACCGCCGGATCTGGCCGGTGCTGCTGGGGCGGCGGCGGGTATTGCTGGCGGCTATCGGCTACCGCTGACAGCCATCGCAATGGTGCTGGGGGTTGGTGGACCCCAATCCGCTAAGCTAACTTGCCTCGCTACAGTTGGAGTCGCCACCTTCTCCGGCTTGATAGCTGCACGGGCAGCCAATCAACTCTCCGGTTCTGTTCGCACAATGATCCGCCGGAAACCGATGTCAGAGGATTAA
- a CDS encoding PPC domain-containing protein yields MLYFFPARWTKNGKSTKANEILSAMDKAFIASAAAYPRSVAPGVELRVNDTPTQASIGQPGEEDLYKFTVATAGRYVIETGGQTDVVMKLFGPNSQTLLIAEDDDGGEGFNSRIVTNLGPGQYFAQVRHYNKSGGTGTYTIKVST; encoded by the coding sequence ATGCTTTACTTCTTCCCGGCACGCTGGACTAAGAATGGTAAAAGTACCAAAGCCAACGAGATTCTGTCCGCAATGGATAAGGCGTTTATTGCCAGCGCAGCCGCCTATCCCCGCTCGGTTGCTCCAGGGGTTGAGTTGCGTGTTAACGACACCCCAACCCAAGCCAGTATCGGTCAACCCGGAGAGGAAGACCTGTATAAATTTACCGTCGCTACCGCAGGGCGGTACGTGATTGAAACCGGGGGGCAAACGGATGTGGTGATGAAACTGTTTGGACCGAATAGTCAAACCCTGCTGATTGCTGAAGATGATGATGGAGGGGAGGGATTCAACTCAAGAATTGTGACGAACCTCGGTCCGGGGCAGTATTTTGCTCAAGTCCGACACTACAACAAAAGTGGTGGCACTGGCACTTATACCATTAAAGTCAGCACCTGA
- a CDS encoding caspase family protein, translating into MPPFHPLSLQEFADLLARFPFQRQINAVHLHHTWRPNHAQDRGLKSIEGMWQYHTQVNGWSDIAQHLTVSSDGTIWTGRSWTQPPASAAGHNGNRDIGPFMIEMIGDFDQGHDRFEGQQREVALEVIARIQLRFNLPVESLRFHNQMSRKSCPGTSLQYEEVLNAVREVRSRLQATDQARELTDLPFPAAALAYRQHTDAVIQAMSRELPSKAEPWDAEPDLRSAKESDLAILTGLENPTESVSGARSATQQNGARNLDLSPEVLNELRPHVINLVQGEFRDTGVFATSKGDVDAIFEDYLPRELAAAKERGQKLKVLFYAHGGLTAEENALRTAHTQLAWWRENHIYPIYFVWQTGLLETIGQLLQMAAQRFLSKEPAMRDIARDIPDFTTDPVIQEVVRNLGCVQIWSGMKLSAERAFQPDRGGSYLVKKLQEFCQNHPELESIELHGVGHSAGAIFQSHLIAAARQAGIPSFKTMHFLAPAIRIDAFKELLLKPGLIGSGQGIDHLTIFTMKKDWEQADQCAGVYRKSLLYLIYHALEPQRKTEILGLEEFLRADVEMKSLFGLAGIPSPKGEVIWSKSILKTGPNASTCTEHGRFPADAPTMNSVLLRIVGATDNGAIIEFPAAAARDLEVVNFEQLPTGLEAAVSAPMNGAIAPPPLPILPAPVPPIAAPVIAAPPQNGQVGKRLALCVGIDTYPSPYELLGCVADATLWATVLDRLGFSTTQLHNQQATRSAILDGLNTLVRSSQAGDVIAFQFSGHGIQLPDMNADESEGDSPHLDEAICPYDFASGSFVIDDDIGAIFSTIPTGVNVTCFIDCCHSGTISRFAVGASPQRQADTRVERVRFMKATESLIEAHRRFRERVGRSRSVSNGGIDLMKEVVFSACLSIEQAFENNGQGDFTRYATQLLQQGIQGLSHEDFERQVIAAFGAAPRQHPRLYCNPTVRNGLLLQPIALSPASRSVSPGTAHADSDTAAIAQGFRLIADLLEKR; encoded by the coding sequence ATGCCCCCATTTCACCCCCTTTCCCTCCAAGAATTTGCCGATCTGCTTGCCCGTTTTCCGTTTCAGCGGCAAATCAATGCGGTTCATCTGCATCACACCTGGCGACCCAACCATGCTCAAGATCGGGGTTTGAAGTCGATCGAAGGCATGTGGCAATACCATACTCAGGTCAATGGTTGGAGCGATATTGCCCAGCATCTTACCGTTTCCAGTGATGGCACAATTTGGACGGGGCGTTCCTGGACTCAGCCACCCGCCAGCGCTGCGGGTCATAATGGCAACCGCGATATCGGTCCCTTCATGATTGAGATGATTGGGGATTTTGACCAGGGACACGATCGGTTTGAGGGGCAGCAACGGGAGGTGGCGCTAGAGGTGATTGCCCGCATCCAACTTCGCTTTAATCTGCCCGTCGAATCGCTCCGGTTCCACAATCAAATGTCGCGCAAGTCCTGTCCGGGAACTTCCCTTCAGTATGAGGAGGTGCTGAATGCGGTGCGGGAAGTCCGATCGCGCTTGCAAGCTACCGATCAGGCACGGGAACTAACAGACCTGCCGTTTCCCGCCGCCGCCCTAGCCTATCGGCAACATACCGATGCGGTCATCCAGGCGATGAGTCGGGAATTGCCCAGTAAAGCTGAACCGTGGGATGCGGAACCAGACCTGCGATCGGCAAAAGAGAGTGATCTTGCCATCTTAACGGGGTTAGAGAATCCCACCGAATCGGTGTCAGGGGCGCGATCGGCAACCCAACAAAACGGGGCGAGAAATTTGGATCTCTCGCCTGAGGTTCTGAACGAACTCAGACCGCATGTGATCAATCTGGTGCAGGGAGAATTCCGGGATACGGGTGTGTTTGCCACGTCCAAAGGAGACGTTGATGCCATTTTTGAAGACTATCTTCCCCGTGAACTGGCAGCAGCGAAAGAGAGGGGACAGAAACTCAAAGTGTTGTTCTATGCCCACGGTGGATTAACGGCTGAGGAGAATGCGCTGCGAACTGCCCATACCCAGCTTGCCTGGTGGCGCGAAAACCATATCTATCCCATCTATTTTGTTTGGCAAACGGGTTTACTGGAAACGATCGGGCAACTGTTGCAAATGGCAGCCCAACGGTTTCTTTCGAAGGAACCTGCAATGCGGGACATTGCCCGCGATATTCCAGATTTCACCACCGATCCAGTGATTCAGGAAGTGGTACGAAACCTTGGCTGTGTGCAGATCTGGTCAGGGATGAAACTCAGCGCAGAACGGGCATTTCAACCCGATCGGGGCGGTTCCTACCTGGTTAAAAAGTTGCAGGAGTTCTGCCAGAACCATCCAGAGTTGGAATCCATCGAATTGCATGGTGTTGGACACAGTGCCGGGGCAATTTTTCAATCTCACCTGATTGCGGCTGCCCGTCAGGCAGGCATTCCCTCCTTCAAAACCATGCACTTTCTGGCTCCCGCGATCAGAATTGATGCATTTAAGGAGTTGTTGCTGAAGCCAGGTTTAATCGGTTCGGGGCAGGGCATTGACCACCTGACCATTTTTACGATGAAAAAGGATTGGGAGCAGGCAGATCAGTGCGCTGGAGTATACCGAAAGTCATTGCTTTACCTGATTTATCATGCCCTGGAGCCACAACGAAAAACCGAAATTCTGGGGTTAGAAGAATTTCTCCGCGCCGATGTGGAAATGAAATCGCTGTTTGGTTTAGCCGGAATTCCATCCCCAAAAGGGGAGGTGATCTGGTCAAAATCGATCTTAAAGACCGGACCAAATGCCAGCACCTGCACAGAACACGGACGATTCCCGGCAGATGCCCCAACCATGAATAGCGTTTTACTGCGGATTGTTGGTGCAACCGATAATGGAGCGATCATCGAGTTCCCGGCAGCCGCAGCCCGTGATCTGGAAGTTGTGAATTTTGAACAACTGCCCACTGGTCTGGAGGCTGCGGTATCGGCACCCATGAATGGGGCGATCGCTCCTCCGCCTCTGCCCATTCTTCCTGCCCCTGTTCCACCCATTGCTGCCCCTGTCATTGCTGCCCCTCCTCAGAATGGGCAGGTTGGAAAACGGCTGGCACTGTGTGTGGGCATTGACACCTATCCTTCTCCCTATGAGCTGCTGGGCTGTGTTGCCGATGCCACCCTGTGGGCGACGGTACTCGATCGGTTAGGCTTCTCAACCACCCAGTTACACAATCAGCAAGCAACCCGCAGCGCGATTCTGGATGGTCTGAACACGCTGGTTCGCTCCAGTCAGGCGGGCGATGTGATTGCCTTCCAGTTTTCCGGTCACGGCATCCAACTGCCCGATATGAATGCCGATGAGTCGGAAGGCGACAGCCCCCATCTGGATGAAGCCATATGCCCCTACGATTTTGCCAGTGGCAGTTTTGTGATTGATGATGATATCGGTGCCATTTTCAGCACCATCCCGACTGGGGTGAATGTTACCTGTTTTATTGATTGTTGCCATTCGGGAACTATTTCCCGTTTTGCGGTGGGTGCTTCTCCCCAACGTCAGGCAGATACGAGAGTGGAGCGGGTACGGTTTATGAAAGCGACGGAATCCCTGATTGAAGCCCATCGTCGGTTTCGAGAGCGCGTCGGGCGATCGCGATCGGTGAGCAATGGCGGCATTGATTTGATGAAGGAAGTGGTCTTTTCTGCCTGTCTTTCCATTGAGCAAGCGTTTGAAAACAACGGCCAGGGGGATTTTACCCGCTACGCCACCCAACTCCTGCAACAGGGAATTCAGGGCTTATCCCACGAAGACTTTGAACGCCAGGTGATTGCTGCCTTTGGTGCCGCTCCCCGCCAGCACCCCCGTCTCTACTGCAACCCCACTGTGCGTAATGGGTTACTGCTACAGCCGATCGCCCTCAGCCCCGCCAGCCGCTCAGTCAGCCCAGGAACTGCCCATGCCGACAGTGACACCGCCGCGATCGCCCAGGGATTTCGCCTGATTGCAGACCTGTTAGAGAAACGTTGA
- a CDS encoding nuclear transport factor 2 family protein, which yields MGDRTIENLEDKLRQAMLTSDVPVLDELIADDLVWTMHTGQVVGKQFDLEAHRSGVFRFTTLDISDRQIHQYGDCVVVTLKAEITGTLSGQTFSETYRFTRIWVHRQDRWQIVAGHVSQILPLDR from the coding sequence ATGGGAGATCGAACGATCGAAAACCTGGAAGACAAATTGCGGCAAGCCATGCTGACCAGTGATGTGCCTGTCCTGGATGAACTGATTGCCGATGACCTGGTTTGGACGATGCATACCGGTCAGGTCGTGGGCAAGCAATTTGATCTGGAGGCGCACCGCTCTGGAGTCTTCCGGTTTACGACGCTGGATATCAGCGATCGGCAAATCCATCAGTACGGTGATTGTGTCGTCGTTACCCTCAAAGCAGAAATCACGGGAACCCTTAGCGGACAAACCTTTTCAGAAACCTATCGCTTCACTCGTATTTGGGTACACCGTCAGGATCGTTGGCAAATCGTTGCGGGTCATGTGAGTCAAATTCTTCCGCTTGACCGCTAA
- the tnpA gene encoding IS200/IS605 family transposase: MSEYIHKRHNVTVLLYHLVFPAKYRRAVFDEQVDAVLREVCLEIEKRYEIKFMEIGVDKDHVHFLVQSVPTYSVTKLVTIIKSLTAREVFKRCPQVKQQLWGGEFWSDGYFASTVGKHGDEGMIAKYVKNQGNDYLQLHRDEQLALF, translated from the coding sequence ATGAGCGAGTACATCCACAAAAGACATAACGTTACAGTTTTGCTTTATCACTTAGTGTTTCCAGCGAAGTATCGACGGGCTGTGTTCGACGAACAGGTGGATGCAGTCTTGCGAGAAGTGTGTCTAGAAATTGAGAAGCGTTACGAGATCAAGTTTATGGAGATTGGGGTGGACAAAGACCATGTGCATTTTTTGGTCCAGTCGGTGCCAACCTACAGCGTGACTAAACTGGTGACGATAATCAAGAGCTTGACAGCGCGCGAAGTGTTCAAACGCTGCCCTCAAGTGAAACAGCAGTTATGGGGTGGAGAGTTTTGGAGTGACGGTTATTTTGCGAGTACGGTGGGCAAACACGGAGATGAAGGCATGATTGCGAAATACGTCAAAAACCAGGGCAATGACTATCTCCAATTACACAGAGATGAGCAACTTGCTCTTTTTTGA
- a CDS encoding alpha-ketoglutarate-dependent dioxygenase AlkB family protein → MPTVLLPLPDADITLYPSLLDESECAFFLTELTQTIEWRQDWITIYGRSLPQPRLTAWYGDPGKSYTYSGITMNPRLWTPTLLNLKAKVDALAGVAFNSVLLNLYRDGNDSMGWHSDDEPELGLNPMIGSLSLGGTRRFMLRHRFEKGLKHELELTSGSFLLMQGKTQHYWQHQIPKTRRPVSPRINLTFRVIY, encoded by the coding sequence ATGCCTACCGTTTTACTGCCCTTACCGGACGCGGATATTACCTTATATCCATCGCTATTGGATGAATCAGAATGCGCTTTCTTCCTTACAGAACTGACCCAAACCATTGAGTGGCGGCAGGATTGGATTACCATCTACGGACGATCGCTACCGCAACCCCGGTTAACTGCCTGGTATGGTGATCCGGGCAAATCTTACACCTACTCTGGCATCACCATGAATCCAAGGCTCTGGACGCCCACCCTACTTAACTTGAAAGCAAAGGTGGATGCGCTTGCAGGAGTGGCTTTTAATAGCGTACTGCTCAATCTGTACCGGGATGGGAACGACAGTATGGGGTGGCACAGTGACGATGAACCGGAGTTGGGTCTAAATCCCATGATTGGCTCGCTCAGCTTAGGGGGAACACGACGTTTCATGCTCCGGCATCGATTTGAAAAAGGCTTGAAGCACGAATTGGAACTGACCTCAGGTAGTTTTTTGCTGATGCAGGGCAAAACCCAACATTACTGGCAGCATCAAATTCCTAAAACCAGGCGTCCCGTATCTCCCCGAATTAATCTCACCTTTCGAGTTATCTATTGA
- a CDS encoding transposase: MTIAQREQQIHRVKAVSFQPELDEALEQALREAVISAVKITLESALKEELKAELAKMGDDRPRRSGYFQRRLDTQYGQVKDLRVPKLRERNPEREWQILQRYQRGLGNLLNWLCCLYVMGLSLRDLQEALYFLIGHVLSRSAVNQVTLQIQQHLDTRRLAPIGKTPAILIVDGVWVEIQYTREAFKLDRAGHLRQSRQAEERVILAVLAVWEDGSYEILHYEIASDEGEAEWEALFEHLIARGLQADAVKLVVSDGSLGLPKALKKTLPQAQQQRCITHKIRGIERYLSYEDLPKTDEQEQPLKREDAKRQRRFEIASEAYQIYNAETLEQARQRLEQFITKWETQEPKAIQVFQRDLELTLTFYQFAPNLHRHIRTTNHLERLFREFRTKSDEIGAFPHETSCLTVFFLVIERDHAKHDRKTVAKNS; this comes from the coding sequence ATGACCATAGCCCAACGAGAACAACAAATCCATCGAGTCAAAGCCGTCAGTTTTCAACCTGAACTGGATGAGGCGTTAGAACAGGCCCTCAGAGAGGCCGTCATCAGTGCCGTCAAAATCACCTTGGAGAGCGCACTGAAAGAGGAACTCAAGGCAGAACTAGCCAAAATGGGAGACGATCGACCTCGACGTTCCGGGTATTTTCAACGGAGACTCGATACCCAGTATGGCCAGGTGAAGGATTTGCGAGTTCCGAAATTACGAGAACGCAACCCAGAACGAGAGTGGCAGATTCTCCAACGTTACCAACGGGGCTTAGGCAACCTGCTCAACTGGTTGTGTTGTTTGTATGTGATGGGACTGTCGTTGAGAGATTTGCAAGAGGCGCTATATTTTCTCATAGGACATGTGCTTTCCCGCAGTGCTGTGAACCAAGTCACCCTCCAGATTCAGCAACACTTAGACACTCGTCGCTTAGCCCCGATTGGCAAAACCCCTGCGATATTAATCGTCGATGGGGTGTGGGTAGAGATTCAATATACCCGAGAAGCGTTTAAGCTAGACCGGGCAGGACATCTGCGACAAAGTCGGCAGGCCGAAGAACGGGTAATTTTGGCAGTTCTAGCCGTCTGGGAGGATGGGTCTTATGAAATCCTGCATTATGAGATTGCCTCCGACGAAGGAGAAGCAGAGTGGGAGGCCTTGTTTGAGCATTTAATCGCCCGAGGACTGCAAGCCGATGCGGTGAAATTAGTGGTCAGTGATGGCAGTTTGGGATTGCCCAAGGCGTTGAAAAAGACCTTGCCCCAGGCCCAACAGCAACGCTGTATCACGCACAAAATCCGAGGGATTGAGCGCTATTTGAGTTATGAGGATTTGCCGAAAACCGATGAGCAGGAACAACCCCTGAAGCGGGAAGATGCCAAACGGCAGCGTCGATTTGAAATTGCCTCTGAGGCTTATCAAATCTACAATGCAGAGACTTTGGAGCAGGCAAGGCAACGGTTAGAGCAATTCATCACCAAATGGGAAACACAAGAACCCAAAGCCATCCAAGTCTTTCAACGCGATCTAGAGTTGACCCTGACTTTCTATCAATTTGCACCAAACCTGCATCGGCATATTCGCACCACTAATCATTTGGAGCGGCTATTTCGAGAATTTCGCACCAAGTCAGATGAAATTGGGGCATTCCCGCATGAAACGAGTTGCCTCACTGTCTTTTTCCTCGTGATTGAGCGTGATCATGCCAAACATGACCGTAAAACCGTGGCGAAAAATTCGTGA
- a CDS encoding alpha/beta fold hydrolase → MPAFAEQYQVIAIDLQGHSESEKVPFGYRIARLAKDVQELIIVQELIIALQLEKPHLFGHSMGCSIIWGYFDLFGFNGIDQLVLLIIPYWSSHG, encoded by the coding sequence ATTCCTGCGTTTGCTGAACAGTATCAGGTCATCGCGATCGACCTACAGGGACATAGTGAGTCCGAAAAAGTACCATTTGGGTATCGCATCGCTCGCTTGGCTAAAGATGTCCAGGAATTGATCATTGTCCAGGAATTGATCATTGCTCTGCAACTCGAAAAGCCACACCTGTTTGGTCACTCAATGGGATGTTCCATCATCTGGGGCTATTTCGACCTCTTTGGATTCAATGGAATTGATCAATTGGTACTGTTGATCATTCCCTATTGGTCATCTCACGGTTAG